CGTCAACGCGCTCCATGCCCGCGACCTGTGCACCGGCGGGGTCGAGAAGCTGCTGGCCGGACTGCATCACAGCATGGTCTGGCGCTTCCCGGTGCTTCGCATCTCCGATAAACCCGATGTGACCTACGACTTTCACCTGGGTGGCCGGGGGTTGACCGCGATCCCCTCGCTGTTCTGCTGGCCCACTCCGGTATTCCTGTGGGACCCCTTCGACGACGCGGCTCCGGCCCTGCTGCTCTACCCGGCGGTCGGCACCCTGGCCGACTTCGCCGAGGCGTGGAGCCCGCCCGGCGGCGGCCCCCAGGCGCTGCGCACGCTGCTCGGCCGCACCCGCGCGGCCGTGCTCGAGACCGTCGACGTCGCCGCCACCACCACCGAGATCGCCCGCAGGCTCGGCATATCCCTGCCCTCGGCCAGCCAGCACGCCACCGCGCTCCGCGACGCGGGGCTGGTCGCGAGCCGCCGGACCGGCCCCGCCGTCCACCACACCCTCACCCCGCTCGGCCGTGACCTGCTCCAAGGGGACCGGCCCGGCAGGGGCGTCAGGAGCGGACGCCGCTAGGCGCGCGGCGGGCGGCCGCGCAGGGCCGCGCGGAGCCGGTGGGGCCCGCCGAGCAGGTCGGCGGCGGCGGCGTACCCGCTGGCGCCGGACAGGCCGGGGCCCGGGTGGGTGCTGGCGCCGATGTGCCACAGGCCCTTGACCGGGGTGCGGTGCGACCGGGTCGAGCCGAGGGGCCGCCACAGGAGGTTCTGGTCGAGGTCGGTGGCCCCGCCGTACGGGTCCCCGTCCACCAGGTTGACGTCGCGGCGTTCCAGTTCCGCGGGCGGCAGGACGGCCATGGCCGCGATCCGCGCGCGCAGGCCGGGCGCGTGCGCGTCGATCCGGTCGAGCACGCGGCCGGCGTACCGTTCGACCAGCTCCGGGGTCCAGCCGTCCAGCACCTCCGCGCGGTCGGCCGCGTCGCCGGTCGGATGGCGGGGCACCTCCTGGAGCTGGATCCAGAGCGCCGCGCCGCCGGGCGGCACCCGGCTCGGATCCAGCACGTACTGCTGCCCGACCACGATGGTCGGCTGCGCGGGCAGCAGCCCCGCCTCCGCCTCGGCGCAGGCCAGTGCCACCCCCGCCCCGCCGTCGCACAGGTGGACCAGGGGGACGGCGCGCAGCTCGGCCCGCCGCCAGGCGAGCGGCTCGGTCAGGGCGAGGTGGATCTGCATGGCGGCCCGCCCGTGCCGGAACCTGGACGCCTCGGCGCGCACCCGGGCCGGCACGGCGGGGGCGCCGGCGAGCAAGACGTCGTAGAGCGCCCGCGGGGTCACCGACGCCATGACCCGGCGGGCCGCGAAGAAGCGGCCCGCCGCGACCACGCCGCCGACCCTCCTGCCCCTGGTCGCCACGCGGGTGACCTCCGCGTCCACCCGCACCTCGCCGCCGTGGTCCTCGATGACGCCGCGCAACGCCTCGGCCAGGCGGCCGGCGCCGCCTTCCAGCACCGGAAGCCCGGCCCGGTGCAGGCCCGACAGCATGAGCATGCCGGCCACGCCGCCCGTCGCGCCGCCGGGAGAGAGGCCCGCGTGCAGCAGCCAGGGGGCGAGCAGCGCGTCCACGTCCCCGCCCGCGAAGCGCCGGGACGCCCACCCGTGGCCGCTGGACAGCGCGT
The Sphaerisporangium krabiense genome window above contains:
- a CDS encoding phytoene desaturase family protein, which produces MTSGGPIAIIGSGINGLVAGALLAKAGRGVVVFERAARPGGLVATEPLTLPGYLHDTFSSWHGTFLGGPAWPLLAAELRGRGLRWRSAEDVVTATVRRDGGAVLLHRDPERTAAGLPPGDGRAYLAELARIRALAPHLGGVLNHDPRSPAAARALLGVARTVGLPGIKEFVRDALSSGHGWASRRFAGGDVDALLAPWLLHAGLSPGGATGGVAGMLMLSGLHRAGLPVLEGGAGRLAEALRGVIEDHGGEVRVDAEVTRVATRGRRVGGVVAAGRFFAARRVMASVTPRALYDVLLAGAPAVPARVRAEASRFRHGRAAMQIHLALTEPLAWRRAELRAVPLVHLCDGGAGVALACAEAEAGLLPAQPTIVVGQQYVLDPSRVPPGGAALWIQLQEVPRHPTGDAADRAEVLDGWTPELVERYAGRVLDRIDAHAPGLRARIAAMAVLPPAELERRDVNLVDGDPYGGATDLDQNLLWRPLGSTRSHRTPVKGLWHIGASTHPGPGLSGASGYAAAADLLGGPHRLRAALRGRPPRA
- a CDS encoding ArsR/SmtB family transcription factor, coding for MLRVHFTAEDLARTRVAASPWPYAEALLATRLLGRRDGTGIFDGWRRQVRRRLGPGVRLLGRLYPGHGLMLDLFTMVGPGSSLEESLDRLMSAPRAQLRHELCVLGGRDLPARVADLAAGDATALAELADGIREVGCALDPGHNGAAAYLDAVNALHARDLCTGGVEKLLAGLHHSMVWRFPVLRISDKPDVTYDFHLGGRGLTAIPSLFCWPTPVFLWDPFDDAAPALLLYPAVGTLADFAEAWSPPGGGPQALRTLLGRTRAAVLETVDVAATTTEIARRLGISLPSASQHATALRDAGLVASRRTGPAVHHTLTPLGRDLLQGDRPGRGVRSGRR